The Populus trichocarpa isolate Nisqually-1 chromosome 2, P.trichocarpa_v4.1, whole genome shotgun sequence genome has a window encoding:
- the LOC7489899 gene encoding autophagy-related protein 8C-like, with protein sequence MAMAKSSFKMEHPLERRQAEAGRIRDKYPDRIPVIVERAEKSDVPDIDKKKYLVPADLTVGQFVYVVRKRIKLSPEKAIFIFVKNILPPTAAMMSAIYEENKDEDGFLYMTYSGENTFGVY encoded by the exons ATGGCGATGGCTAAAAGCTCCTTTAAGATGGAACACCCTCTCG AAAGGAGGCAGGCAGAAGCTGGTCGCATCAGAGACAAATATCCTGATAGAATTCCT GTGATTGTGGAAAGGGCTGAGAAGAGTGATGTCCCTGACATTGACAAGAAAAA GTACTTGGTTCCTGCTGATCTCACTGTTGGCCAATTTGTGTACGTGGTTCGGAAAAGGATCAAGCTCAGTCCAGAGAAGGCTATTTTCATCTTCGTGAAGAATATTCTACCACCTACTG CTGCCATGATGTCAGCAATATACGAGGAAAACAAGGATGAAGATGGATTTCTTTACATGACATACAGCGGTGAAAACACATTTGGGGTCTATTGA